A genomic stretch from Theropithecus gelada isolate Dixy chromosome 2, Tgel_1.0, whole genome shotgun sequence includes:
- the IP6K2 gene encoding inositol hexakisphosphate kinase 2 isoform X1: MSPAFRAMDVEPRAKGVLLEPFVHQVGGHSCVLRFNETTLCKPLVPREHQFYETLPAEMRKFTPQYKAVLIFVKFADEFGASGNIETKELGVVSVRFEEDEDRNLCLIAYPLKGDHGIVDIVDNSDCEPKSKLLRWTTNKKHHVLETEKTPKDWVRQHRKEEKMKSHKLEEEFEWLKKSEVLYYTVEKKGNISSQLKHYNPWSMKCHQQQLQRMKENAKHRNQYKFILLENLTSRYEVPCVLDLKMGTRQHGDDASEEKAANQIRKCQQSTSAVIGVRVCGMQVYQAGSGQLMFMNKYHGRKLSVQGFKEALFQFFHNGRYLRRELLGPVLKKLTELKAVLERQESYRFYSSSLLVIYDGKERPEVVLDSDAEDLEDLSEESADESAGAYAYKPIGASSVDVRMIDFAHTTCRLYGEDTVVHEGQDAGYIFGLQSLIDIVTEISEESGE, translated from the exons ATGAGCCCAGCCTTCAGGGCCATGGATGTGGAGCCCCGCGCCAAAGGCGTCCTGCTGGAGCCCTTTGTCCACCAGGTCGGGGGGCACTCATGTGTGCTCCGCTTCAATGAGACAACCCTGTGCAAGCCCCTGGTCCCAAGGGAACATCAGTTCTACGAGACCCTCCCTGCTGAGATGCGCAAATTCACTCCCCAGTACAAAG CTGTTTTGATATTTGTTAAGTTTGCAGATGAGTTTGGGGCCTCTGGCAACATAGAGACTAAGGAACtgg GTGTGGTATCTGTGCGCTTTGAAGAAGATGAAGACAGGAACTTGTGTCTAATAGCATATCCATTAAAAGGGGACCATGGAATTGTGGACATTGTAGATAATTCAGACTGTGAACCAAAAAGTAAGCTCCTAAGGTggacaacaaacaaaaaacatcatgTCTTAGAAACAGAAAAGACCCCTAAGGACTGGGTGCGTCAGCACCgtaaagaggagaaaatgaagag TCATAAGTTAGAAGAAGAATTTGAGTGGCTAAAGAAATCTGAAGTCTTGTACTACACTGTAGAGAAGAAGGGGAATATAAGTTCCCAGCTTAAACACTATAACCCTTGGAGCATGAAATGTCACCAGCAACAGTTACAGAGAATGAAGGAGAATGCAAAGCATCGGAACCAGTACA AATTTATCTTACTGGAAAACCTGACTTCCCGCTATGAGGTGCCTTGTGTCCTTGACCTCAAGATGGGCACACGACAACACGGTGATGATGCTTCAGAGGAGAAGGCAGCCAACCAGATCCGAAAATGTCAGCAGAGCACGTCTGCAGTCattggtgtgcgtgtgtgtggcaTGCAG GTGTACCAAGCAGGCAGTGGGCAGCTCATGTTCATGAACAAGTACCATGGACGGAAGCTGTCGGTGCAGGGCTTCAAGGAGGCACTTTTCCAGTTCTTCCACAATGGGCGGTACCTGCGCCGTGAACTCCTGGGCCCTGTGCTCAAGAAGCTGACTGAGCTCAAGGCAGTGTTGGAGCGACAGGAGTCCTACCGCTTCTACTCAAGCTCTTTGCTGGTCATCTATGATGGCAAGGAGCGGCCCGAAGTGGTCCTGGACTCAGATGCTGAGGATTTGGAGGACCTGTCAGAGGAATCAGCTGATGAGTCTGCTGGTGCCTATGCCTACAAACCCATTGGCGCCAGCTCTGTAGATGTGCGCATGATTGACTTTGCACACACCACCTGCAGGCTGTATGGCGAGGACACTGTGGTACATGAGGGCCAGGATGCTGGCTATATCTTCGGGCTCCAGAGCCTGATAGACATTGTTACAGAGATAAGTGAGGAGAGTGGGGAGTGA
- the IP6K2 gene encoding inositol hexakisphosphate kinase 2 isoform X2, whose amino-acid sequence MSPAFRAMDVEPRAKGVLLEPFVHQVGGHSCVLRFNETTLCKPLVPREHQFYETLPAEMRKFTPQYKGVVSVRFEEDEDRNLCLIAYPLKGDHGIVDIVDNSDCEPKSKLLRWTTNKKHHVLETEKTPKDWVRQHRKEEKMKSHKLEEEFEWLKKSEVLYYTVEKKGNISSQLKHYNPWSMKCHQQQLQRMKENAKHRNQYKFILLENLTSRYEVPCVLDLKMGTRQHGDDASEEKAANQIRKCQQSTSAVIGVRVCGMQVYQAGSGQLMFMNKYHGRKLSVQGFKEALFQFFHNGRYLRRELLGPVLKKLTELKAVLERQESYRFYSSSLLVIYDGKERPEVVLDSDAEDLEDLSEESADESAGAYAYKPIGASSVDVRMIDFAHTTCRLYGEDTVVHEGQDAGYIFGLQSLIDIVTEISEESGE is encoded by the exons ATGAGCCCAGCCTTCAGGGCCATGGATGTGGAGCCCCGCGCCAAAGGCGTCCTGCTGGAGCCCTTTGTCCACCAGGTCGGGGGGCACTCATGTGTGCTCCGCTTCAATGAGACAACCCTGTGCAAGCCCCTGGTCCCAAGGGAACATCAGTTCTACGAGACCCTCCCTGCTGAGATGCGCAAATTCACTCCCCAGTACAAAG GTGTGGTATCTGTGCGCTTTGAAGAAGATGAAGACAGGAACTTGTGTCTAATAGCATATCCATTAAAAGGGGACCATGGAATTGTGGACATTGTAGATAATTCAGACTGTGAACCAAAAAGTAAGCTCCTAAGGTggacaacaaacaaaaaacatcatgTCTTAGAAACAGAAAAGACCCCTAAGGACTGGGTGCGTCAGCACCgtaaagaggagaaaatgaagag TCATAAGTTAGAAGAAGAATTTGAGTGGCTAAAGAAATCTGAAGTCTTGTACTACACTGTAGAGAAGAAGGGGAATATAAGTTCCCAGCTTAAACACTATAACCCTTGGAGCATGAAATGTCACCAGCAACAGTTACAGAGAATGAAGGAGAATGCAAAGCATCGGAACCAGTACA AATTTATCTTACTGGAAAACCTGACTTCCCGCTATGAGGTGCCTTGTGTCCTTGACCTCAAGATGGGCACACGACAACACGGTGATGATGCTTCAGAGGAGAAGGCAGCCAACCAGATCCGAAAATGTCAGCAGAGCACGTCTGCAGTCattggtgtgcgtgtgtgtggcaTGCAG GTGTACCAAGCAGGCAGTGGGCAGCTCATGTTCATGAACAAGTACCATGGACGGAAGCTGTCGGTGCAGGGCTTCAAGGAGGCACTTTTCCAGTTCTTCCACAATGGGCGGTACCTGCGCCGTGAACTCCTGGGCCCTGTGCTCAAGAAGCTGACTGAGCTCAAGGCAGTGTTGGAGCGACAGGAGTCCTACCGCTTCTACTCAAGCTCTTTGCTGGTCATCTATGATGGCAAGGAGCGGCCCGAAGTGGTCCTGGACTCAGATGCTGAGGATTTGGAGGACCTGTCAGAGGAATCAGCTGATGAGTCTGCTGGTGCCTATGCCTACAAACCCATTGGCGCCAGCTCTGTAGATGTGCGCATGATTGACTTTGCACACACCACCTGCAGGCTGTATGGCGAGGACACTGTGGTACATGAGGGCCAGGATGCTGGCTATATCTTCGGGCTCCAGAGCCTGATAGACATTGTTACAGAGATAAGTGAGGAGAGTGGGGAGTGA
- the IP6K2 gene encoding inositol hexakisphosphate kinase 2 isoform X5 produces the protein MSPAFRAMDVEPRAKGVLLEPFVHQVGGHSCVLRFNETTLCKPLVPREHQFYETLPAEMRKFTPQYKGDISSHQHGGVFVGEWGRLL, from the exons ATGAGCCCAGCCTTCAGGGCCATGGATGTGGAGCCCCGCGCCAAAGGCGTCCTGCTGGAGCCCTTTGTCCACCAGGTCGGGGGGCACTCATGTGTGCTCCGCTTCAATGAGACAACCCTGTGCAAGCCCCTGGTCCCAAGGGAACATCAGTTCTACGAGACCCTCCCTGCTGAGATGCGCAAATTCACTCCCCAGTACAAAG gGGACATCAGCAGCCACCAGCATGGTGGGGTCTttgttggggagtgggggagacTTTTGTAA
- the IP6K2 gene encoding inositol hexakisphosphate kinase 2 isoform X4 has translation MSPAFRAMDVEPRAKGVLLEPFVHQVGGHSCVLRFNETTLCKPLVPREHQFYETLPAEMRKFTPQYKGQSQRPLVSCPSLPHFFPWSFPLWPQGSVA, from the exons ATGAGCCCAGCCTTCAGGGCCATGGATGTGGAGCCCCGCGCCAAAGGCGTCCTGCTGGAGCCCTTTGTCCACCAGGTCGGGGGGCACTCATGTGTGCTCCGCTTCAATGAGACAACCCTGTGCAAGCCCCTGGTCCCAAGGGAACATCAGTTCTACGAGACCCTCCCTGCTGAGATGCGCAAATTCACTCCCCAGTACAAAG GACAAAGCCAAAGGCCCCTTGTTAGCTGTCCGTCCCTGCCCCATTTTTTCCCCTGGTCCTTTCCCCTGTGGCCACAGGGAAGTGTGGCCTGA